The following proteins come from a genomic window of Acanthopagrus latus isolate v.2019 chromosome 5, fAcaLat1.1, whole genome shotgun sequence:
- the LOC119019044 gene encoding gamma-glutamyl hydrolase has product MSNTGFSTYVCLLLAGCFSCSRAMPTRVSQEAVNDRPVIGILTQLVSDEVMKPFGRTYIPSSYVKYIESGGSRVMPIRLTLTTAEYEDIFRKINGLIFIGGAADLETSDFARVAKIFFKLAQTANDAGDFFPIWGTCMGMQLLTVLVAGQNLLTNTTAENIAMPLNLTTEASSSRMFEGFPSELMKALTHKPLTGNFHHYGVEVKNFRENENLQSFFSILSTNVAENGADFVSTIEGKRYPFYGVQWHPEVNRFQWDSRLNFPHSRQAVQLSSLLAEFFSNEGRRSLHRFDNPEEEASSLIYNYTPVYAANFTGYEQLYFF; this is encoded by the exons ATGTCCAACACAGGATTTTCGacatatgtgtgtttgcttcttGCTGGctgcttctcctgcagcagagcaaTGCCAACCAGAGTCAGCCAGGAGGCTGTGAATGACAGACCTGTGATCG GCATTTTGACTCAGTTAGTttcagatgaagtgatgaaacCCTTTGGGAGGACCTACATACCTTCCTCCTATGTGAAATACATTGAGTCTGGGGGCAGCAGAGTGATGCCTATCAG ATTGACTCTTACTACTGCTGAGTATGAAGACATCTTCAGGAAGATAAATGG TTTGATTTTCATCGGTGGGGCTGCAGATTTGGAGACGTCAGACTTTGCCCGGGTGGCGAAGATATTTTTCAAACTTGCTCAGACG GCTAATGATGCCGGGGACTTCTTCCCTATCTGGGGTACATGCATGGGCATGCAGCTACTGACTGTCCTGGTGGCCGGTCAGAATCTGCTGACAAACACCACAGCTGAGAACATAGCGATGCCCCTCAACCTGACCACAG AGGCGAGCTCCAGTAGGATGTTTGAGGGCTTCCCCAGCGAGCTCATGAAGGCTTTGACCCACAAACCACTGACCGGCAACTTCCACCACTATGGAGTTGAAGTAAAG AACTTCCGGGAAAATGAGAACCTGCAGAGTTTCTTCTCCATCCTGTCTACAAACGTTGCTGAGAACGGAGCCGACTTCGTCTCAACCATAGAAG GTAAGAGATACCCCTTCTATGGAGTACAGTGGCACCCGGAGGTGAACCGCTTCCAGTGGGACAGCAGGCTGAACTTCCCTCACTCCCGTCAGGCTGTTCAGTTATCGTCTCTGCTCGCTGAGTTTTTCTCCAATGAAG GAAGGAGAAGTTTACATCGGTTTGACAATCCTGAGGAAGAGGCCTCGTCACTGATTTATAACTACACTCCCGTCTACGCCGCAAACTTCACAGGATATGAACAGCTCTACTTCTTCTGA